From Cyclopterus lumpus isolate fCycLum1 chromosome 2, fCycLum1.pri, whole genome shotgun sequence, a single genomic window includes:
- the LOC117740421 gene encoding LOW QUALITY PROTEIN: sodium- and chloride-dependent GABA transporter 2-like (The sequence of the model RefSeq protein was modified relative to this genomic sequence to represent the inferred CDS: inserted 1 base in 1 codon; deleted 11 bases in 9 codons) — protein MASSQLHKRDMVKPDPWPPWTALHARGQWASKAEFLLAVAGQIIGLGNVWRFPYLCYKNGGGVFFIPYLLFLVLCGIPLFLMETSLGQYTSLGGVSAWRTVCPLFGGLGYASQVMILHGCVYYIVILAWALFYLSYSFQAELPWSHCNNTWNTEACVPVRTTATQTANGSSLPENATSPVIEFWEREVLRLSRQFTSWGPISWKLALCLATIWIICYFCVWKGVKSTGKVVYLTATFPYVMLFVLLVRGATLPGATQGIIYYLKPNHTRSWPDPQVWMDAGTQVFFSYGIGLGSLTALGSYNKYNNDCYKDSFLLCLLNSATSFLAGFAIFSALGFMAEEQGCTSPTVVQSGPGLAFIAFPRAVAMMPVPQLWAVCFFLMIIMLGLDTQFVSLEALMTSLTDLYPHRIRRGHRRELVLLFVLRRLLPGGLVMRHAGRVGLYVFQIYDQFSCSGASLLLLSIFQSVAIGWIYGADRFNANIRDMTGYSPLPVFKLCWKYLTPAVCTATFVFSLVSWSPLNLGKGLVSPSWATTLGWLLTFSSVSLLPIWAVYALATTPGTLPQRFQRLCSPAEGPSPALPXTEKTKEWNADIIQDGMTQ, from the exons CGTCTGGAGGTTCCCCTACCTCTGCTACAAGAACGGAGGAGG TGTGTTCTTTATACCCTACCTGTTGTTCCTGGTGCTGTGCGGCATCCCCCTGTTCCTCATGGAGACATCGCTGGGACAGTACACCAGCCTGGGAGGAGTCAGCGCCTGGAGGACCGTCTGTCCATTATTTGGAG GACTCGGCTATGCCAGCCAGGTGATGATCCTGCACGGCTGCGTGTACTACATCGTCATCCTGGCCTGGGCTCTCTTCTACCTGTCCTACAGCTTCCAGGCGGAGCTGCCCTGGTCGCACTGTAACAACACGTGGAACACTG AGGCGTGTGTCCCTGTTCGCACCACCGCAACCCAGACAGCCAATGGGAGCAGCCTGCCTGAGAACGCCACCTCTCCCGTCATTGAGTTTTGGGA gcgtGAGGTGCTCCGTCTCTCCAGGCAGTTT ACGAGCTGGGGCCCGATCAGCTGGAAGCTGGCTCTGTGCCTCGCCACCATCTGGATCATCTGTTACTTCTGTGTCTGGAAGGGAGTGAAGTCCACCGGAAAG GTGGTGTACCTGACGGCCACCTTCCCATATGTCATGCTGTTTGTGCTGCTG GTGCGCGGCGCCACCCTGCCCGGAGCGACCCAGGGCATCATT TACTACCTCAAGCCCAACCACACCCGCTCCTGGCCAGACCCGCAG gTATGGATGGATGCAGGCACC CAGGTATTTTTCTCATATGGAATCGGTTTGGGAAGTCTCACA GCCCTCGGCAgctacaacaaatacaacaacgaCTGCTATAA GGACTCCTTCCTTCTGTGCCTCCTGAACAGCGCCACCAGTTTCCTGGCGGGCTTCGCCATCTTCTCGGCGCTGGGCTTCATGGCTGAAGAGCAGGGCTGT ACATCGCCCACCGTGGTGCAGTCAG GGCCCGGTCTGGCCTTCATTGCCTTCCCGAGAGCTGTCGCCATGATGCCGGTCCCCCAGCTCTGGGCC GTCTGCTTCTTCCTCATGATCATCATGCTGGGGCTGGACacacag TTTGTGAGTCTGGAGGCCCTGATGACGTCGCTG ACTGACCTGTACCCTCATCGGATCCGCCGAGGCCACCGCAGAGAGCTGGTGCTGCTCTTCGTCCTGCGTCGTCTGCTTCCTGGGGGACTGGTCATGCGTCACGCCGGTAG GGTGGGTCTGTACGTGTTCCAGATCTACGACCAATTCTCCTGCAGTGGAGCCAGCCTGCtgcttctctccatcttccAGTCTGTCGCCATCGGCTGGATCTACG GAGCCGATCGCTTCAACGCCAACATCAGGGACATGACCGGCTACAGCCCGCTGCCCGTCTTCAAGCTGTGCTGGAAATACTTGACCCCAGCCGTGTGCACT GCTACCTTTGTGTTCTCCCTGGTGAGCTGGTCTCCGTTGAACCTGGGGAAAGGCCTGGTCTCTCCGTCCTGGGCCACTACGCTGGGCTGGCTCCTCAcgttctcctccgtctccctgCTTCCCATCTGGGCCGTCTACGCCCTGGCCACCACTCCGGGAACCCTGCCGCAG CGCTTCCAACGTCTCTGCAGCCCGGCCGAAGGCCCGTCACCAGCGCTGC TCACCGAGAAGACGAAGGAGTGGAACGCGGACATCATCCAGGATGGTATGACCCAATGA
- the LOC117740992 gene encoding A disintegrin and metalloproteinase with thrombospondin motifs 5, producing the protein MVRIIGALAEGMLCFRLLLLCVVELELGAGLSTFQGFYLPPANGSLLTPARRTDGVVRTIDRIYHGGGKVGYLLYLDGSRFQLDMERDDMVLSHHFSPQYVLAMMGDSHAALQRECVYRGTVDSNPESLAVFNLCGGALEGFFALDHARYTITPIIRAKGHEHNVRALQDKDAESALHVFTRERFSFEAMREGRESCGTRDERRGRRDAAGRRRHRGRATGRRDREALAEESAGGHGARGRTRWSRLANAAAPVHGARSKRSVSRARHVELLLVADDTMTKKYGKDLNHYLLTLAAIASKLYGHASIENPIRLTVVKVTVVTEKEKGLDVSKNAAATLKSFCKWQNQQNQLDDDHQQHHDAAILFTRQDLCGHHSCDTLGMADVGTICSPERSCAVIEDDGLHAAFTVAHEIGHLLGLSHDDSKFCEERFGVNSDKRLMSSILTSIDASKPWSRCTSATITDFFDDGNAECLLDSPRTPLLGPEELPGQSYDAVRQCRLAFGPEYTVCPGMDVCARLWCAVIRHGQMVCLTKKLPAVEGTPCGKGRICLHGKCVDKTRKRYYSASNHGSWSSWGPWGACSRTCGGGVQFAQRLCNNPPPRNNGRYCTGKRAIYRSCNVPPCPASSKSFRQEQCEVRNGPQTDPKGVKTFVEWVPKYAGVLPKDVCKLTCRAKGTGYYVVFAQRVVEGTECRPYSSSVCVKGKCIRTGCDGIIGSKLQFDKCGICGGDSTGCIRVLGNFTKKSKGYTDVVKIPIGSTHIKVRQHKAKDQIRYTAYLALRRPNKEYLLNGKFMISTSETIIPLNGSVLNYSGWSQRDEWLHSMGPGALQESLVVQILATDAKKPLDVRYSFFMPRRTAPQQPSAPLIPNPKSTPVQSTTRVSSTTRISTSTTTTSSTAPSVLVPGAPSAPGPSTPTPGPRWVTGAWMTCSRTCDTGWQSRTVQCKDQDGKLSKGCTLGARPSAFKHCLVKRC; encoded by the exons ATGGTGCGGATCATTGGTGCTCTGGCCGAGGGCATGCTCTGCTTTCGGCTACTGTTGCTGTGCGTCGTGGAGTTGGAGCTGGGAGCCGGGCTTTCTACTTTCCAGGGTTTCTATCTTCCACCTGCGAACGGGTCGCTTCTCACACCTGCCCGGAGGACAGACGGGGTGGTGCGGACCATTGACCGGATTTACCACGGAGGAGGGAAGGTGGGCTACCTGCTATACCTGGATGGGAGCCGGTTTCAGCTGGACATGGAGCGGGACGACATGGTGCTGTCGCATCACTTCAGCCCCCAGTATGTGCTCGCAATGATGGGGGACAGCCACGCGGCTTTGCAACGGGAGTGCGTGTACCGAGGGACAGTGGACTCCAACCCGGAGTCCCTGGCCGTCTTCAACCTCTGCGGCGGGGCTCTCGAGGGCTTCTTCGCCTTGGACCACGCGCGCTACACCATCACGCCTATCATTAGGGCGAAGGGACACGAGCACAACGTGCGCGCCCTGCAGGACAAGGACGCGGAGAGCGCGCTCCACGTGTTCACGCGCGAACGTTTCAGCTTCGAAGCCATGCGCGAGGGGCGCGAGAGCTGCGGCACGCGCGATGAGCGCAGAGGACGCAGGGATGCGGCGGGGAGGCGCCGGCACAGAGGTCGCGCGACGGggagacgggacagagaggcGCTCGCGGAGGAGAGCGCTGGTGGCCACGGCGCGCGCGGGCGAACACGGTGGAGCCGGCTCGCCAACGCGGCTGCGCCGGTGCATGGCGCGCGGAGCAAGAGGTCGGTCTCTCGCGCCAGGCACGTGGAGCTGCTCCTGGTGGCCGACGACACCATGACCAAGAAGTACGGCAAGGACTTAAACCACTACCTGCTCACACTGGCCGCCATCGCCTCCAAGCTGTACGGCCACGCGAGCATCGAGAACCCCATCCGGCTGACGGTGGTGAAAGTCACCGTGGTCACCGAGAAGGAGAAGGGGCTCGACGTGTCCAAGAACGCGGCGGCGACCCTGAAGAGCTTCTGCAAGTGGCAGAACCAGCAGAACCAACTGGACGACgaccaccagcagcaccacgACGCCGCCATCCTCTTCACCAGGCAG gacctctGTGGCCACCACTCCTGCGACACCCTCGGCATGGCGGACGTCGGCACCATCTGCTCCCCGGAGAGAAGCTGCGCTGTCATCGAGGACGACGGGCTTCACGCTGCGTTTACTGTCGCGCATGAGATAG GTCACCTGCTGGGCCTGTCCCACGACGACTCCAAGTTCTGCGAGGAGCGCTTCGGGGTGAACAGCGACAAGCGGCTCatgtcctccatcctcacctCCATCGACGCCTCCAAGCCCTGGAGCCGCTGCACCTCGGCGACCATCACGGACTTCTTTGACGACGGCAACG CCGAGTGCCTCCTGGACTCCCCGCGCACCCCCCTGCTGGGCCCCGAGGAGCTCCCGGGGCAGAGCTACGACGCCGTCCGTCAGTGTCGCCTGGCCTTCGGCCCCGAGTACACCGTCTGCCCCGGCATGGACGTGTGCGCCCGCCTGTGGTGCGCCGTGATCCGCCACGGACAGATGGTGTGTCTGACCAAGAAGCTGCCGGCCGTGGAGGGAACGCCCTGCGGGAAGGGGCGCATCTGCCTGCACGGGAAGTGCGTGGACAAGACCCGCAAGAGGTACTACTCG GCGTCCAACCATGGCAGCTGGAGTTCCTGGGGTCCTTGGGGTGCGTGCTCCAGAACATGCGGAGGCGGGGTGCAGTTTGCCCAACGCCTGTGCAACAACCCGCCGCCGCGGAACAACGGGCGCTACTGCACAGGAAAGCGAGCCATTTATCGGTCCTGCAACGTCCCACCATGTCCTGCATCAA GTAAGAGTTTCCGGCAGGAGCAATGTGAGGTGCGCAACGGTCCCCAGACGGATCCGAAAGGGGTGAAGACCTTTGTTGAGTGGGTGCCTAAGTACGCTGGAGTCCTCCCCAAAGATGTGTGCAAGTTGACCTGCAGAGCAAAAGGAACGGGATACTACGTGGTGTTCGCTCAGAGG GTGGTCGAGGGGACAGAGTGTCGTCCTTACAGCAGCTCGGTGTGCGTCAAAGGGAAGTGTATACGGACAGGCTGCGACGGCATCATTGGCTCCAAGCTCCAGTTCGACAAGTGTGGTATTTGTGGAGGCGACAGCACCGGATGTATACGCGTTTTGGGCAACTTCACGAAGAAGAG TAAAGGCTACACTGACGTGGTGAAGATCCCTATCGGCTCCACCCACATTAAGGTTCGTCAGCACAAGGCCAAGGACCAGATCCGCTACACCGCCTACCTGGCTCTCCGACGACCCAACAAAGAGTACCTACTCAACGGCAAGTTCATGATCTCCACCTCTGAGACAATCATCCCACTCAACGGCTCTGTGCTCAACTACAGCGGCTGGAGCCAGAGGGACGAGTGGCTTCACAGCATGGGTCCCGGGGCACTCCAAGAATCCTTGGTGGTCCAGATTCTAGCGACGGATGCTAAAAAGCCCCTGGATGTTCGTTATAGTTTCTTTATGCCCCGACGGACAGCCCCACAGCAGCCGTCAGCTCCGCTCATCCCCAACCCGAAGTCCACCCCTGTTCAGAGCACTACAAGAGTCTCAAGCACGACAAGAATCTCCACCAGTACCACCACTACATCTTCCACCGCTCCCTCCGTCCTGGTCCCAGGGGCACCAAGCGCTCCCGGTCCCTCCACCCCAACCCCGGGGCCCCGTTGGGTAACGGGAGCATGGATGACATGCTCCAGGACTTGTGACACTGGCTGGCAGAGCCGGACTGTGCAGTGCAAGGACCAGGATGGGAAACTGTCCAAGGGCTGCACGTTAGGTGCCCGACCCTCTGCCTTCAAACACTGTCTGGTGAAGAGATGttga